One Dehalococcoidia bacterium genomic region harbors:
- a CDS encoding uracil-DNA glycosylase, with protein MITRFYNGPLKGHLLQLQNEIVQCKACPRLVEYRERKALTEKRAGFSNWDYWGAPVPSHGDQNAKLLIVGLAPGAHGANRTGRLFTGDPSANFLTQALHTAAFSNQPSSSDLGDGLKLNNVFLSSALHCAPPNDKPLTTELKSCEHFLHEEMHYLPKIKAILTLGHIAFNQTLKVLSSVHKKKLNATFIHGAEYHFEVGLPRLFISYHPSPRNTNTGRLRQGSIDSILRRINDFLDSSN; from the coding sequence ATGATAACTCGATTTTATAACGGCCCTCTCAAAGGGCACCTACTGCAACTACAGAATGAAATCGTTCAGTGCAAGGCCTGCCCAAGGTTAGTGGAATACCGTGAACGAAAAGCCCTTACAGAGAAAAGGGCAGGCTTTTCTAATTGGGACTACTGGGGTGCGCCGGTACCAAGCCATGGCGATCAAAACGCCAAATTATTAATCGTGGGGCTTGCTCCCGGTGCACATGGCGCAAATCGAACTGGACGGCTTTTTACCGGCGATCCATCTGCAAATTTTCTAACGCAAGCCCTGCACACGGCCGCATTTTCCAATCAACCATCTTCTAGCGACCTTGGGGATGGCTTGAAATTAAATAACGTTTTCTTATCGTCTGCACTTCACTGTGCTCCACCGAACGATAAACCTCTAACTACAGAGTTAAAATCGTGTGAGCATTTCTTGCATGAAGAAATGCATTACCTTCCAAAAATCAAAGCTATTCTAACTTTAGGGCATATTGCATTTAACCAGACTCTGAAAGTCCTTAGTAGTGTTCATAAAAAAAAACTGAACGCAACATTTATTCATGGCGCCGAGTATCATTTCGAAGTAGGCCTGCCTCGCTTATTCATCTCCTATCACCCAAGTCCACGTAACACAAATACAGGAAGGCTTCGCCAAGGCAGTATTGATTCCATACTTAGGCGTATAAATGACTTTCTTGACTCTAGTAACTAG
- the cimA gene encoding citramalate synthase, which produces MDYVKLYDTTLRDGTQMEGVSLSVHDKLKIAERLDHLGVNFIEGGWPGSNPKDDEFFQAAKTLKLNNAELVAFGSTCRAHVSPENDSNISALVDSGAKVLTIVGKSSETQVNDVLEVPLEENLRMISESVKYLKKLGKRVIFDAEHFFDGYLLNPEYSLQCISAAAEAGAECIVLCDTNGGTLPVDIFATVSTVTNAMEVDIGIHCHNDSDVAVANTLAAVQAGASHVQGTINGYGERSGNANLLSVIANLKLKLGMDVVTDDQLELLTEIHRFTSEMANMPRNRYQPYVGESAFTHKGGLHASAVAKVEESYQHIDPSLVGNLKHIVVSELAGRSNIAIKLQEEGLSADVPKERLGDLLKIVKERENRGFQYEGAEASFRLLVHRSLPEYQSPFELVDFMVVMEKRRRQGQRNAEDEDSLCEAMVKVSVGGEVKHTVAEGNGPVNALDQALRKGLLEFYPSLENVELTDYKVRVVSQGPGGTGAVVRVLVESTDGNSNWATIGASTNIIEASWQALADSLEYALLQR; this is translated from the coding sequence ATGGATTACGTAAAATTATATGACACCACTCTAAGAGACGGTACACAAATGGAGGGTGTCAGCTTATCAGTGCATGACAAATTAAAAATCGCGGAACGGTTGGACCATTTAGGAGTAAATTTCATTGAAGGAGGTTGGCCAGGATCTAACCCCAAGGATGATGAATTTTTCCAAGCCGCGAAAACGCTCAAGCTTAATAATGCAGAGCTTGTGGCTTTTGGAAGTACCTGTCGCGCCCATGTGTCTCCTGAGAATGACTCGAATATTTCGGCCTTAGTCGATAGTGGTGCTAAAGTTCTAACTATTGTAGGTAAATCATCTGAAACTCAGGTGAATGATGTATTGGAGGTTCCTTTAGAGGAAAACCTTCGCATGATTAGTGAGTCTGTTAAATATCTCAAAAAGCTGGGTAAGCGAGTGATTTTTGATGCGGAGCATTTTTTTGATGGTTACTTGTTGAATCCAGAATATTCTTTGCAATGCATTTCTGCTGCTGCTGAAGCGGGGGCTGAGTGTATTGTACTGTGCGATACGAACGGAGGGACTCTTCCTGTAGATATATTCGCGACCGTTTCCACTGTTACAAATGCAATGGAAGTAGATATTGGGATTCATTGCCATAATGATTCGGATGTTGCAGTTGCTAATACTTTGGCGGCTGTGCAGGCAGGAGCGTCTCATGTTCAAGGTACGATAAATGGGTATGGAGAGCGCTCAGGTAATGCGAATTTACTTTCAGTTATTGCGAATTTAAAACTCAAGCTTGGTATGGATGTGGTGACTGATGATCAACTTGAGCTTTTGACCGAGATCCACCGATTTACTTCAGAGATGGCAAATATGCCTCGGAACCGTTACCAACCTTACGTAGGTGAAAGCGCTTTCACCCACAAAGGAGGGCTGCATGCGTCTGCTGTTGCCAAAGTAGAAGAAAGCTACCAGCATATTGATCCCAGCCTTGTAGGCAATTTAAAGCACATTGTTGTATCTGAATTGGCAGGCCGAAGTAACATTGCAATTAAGTTACAGGAAGAAGGATTATCTGCGGATGTACCCAAAGAACGCTTAGGCGATTTATTGAAAATTGTTAAAGAAAGGGAGAACCGTGGGTTTCAATATGAAGGAGCGGAGGCGTCTTTTCGACTATTGGTACACCGGTCTTTGCCTGAATATCAATCTCCATTTGAGTTAGTGGATTTTATGGTGGTAATGGAGAAGAGGCGTAGACAGGGGCAGAGGAATGCTGAAGATGAGGATTCTTTGTGCGAAGCTATGGTTAAAGTTTCAGTTGGAGGAGAGGTCAAGCACACTGTTGCTGAAGGAAATGGTCCGGTCAATGCCCTTGACCAAGCGTTACGTAAAGGACTGTTGGAGTTTTACCCATCGTTGGAGAATGTGGAATTAACTGATTACAAAGTACGTGTTGTTTCGCAAGGGCCTGGTGGTACAGGAGCAGTTGTTCGGGTTTTAGTTGAATCTACTGATGGAAACTCAAACTGGGCAACTATTGGCGCCTCTACGAATATTATTGAGGCTTCCTGGCAGGCCTTGGCTGACAGCTTAGAGTATGCACTGCTGCAGAGATAA
- a CDS encoding DUF6232 family protein, whose amino-acid sequence MATEIFHMDSNGISISVESAIFGEHEYQVKNIESVAIVEDKAKRWPGRMTLLIGIVLIVIGFVIEQTVGMMLGAVALLSGSINLSRKRSRFGLRIMTKRGAVFVLASQDRGYVETVSIALQTAIDSSRN is encoded by the coding sequence ATGGCTACAGAAATTTTTCACATGGACTCTAATGGGATTTCTATTTCTGTTGAGTCTGCAATTTTTGGTGAGCATGAATATCAAGTGAAAAATATAGAGTCAGTAGCGATTGTTGAGGATAAAGCGAAACGATGGCCCGGGCGAATGACATTGCTGATTGGTATAGTACTTATTGTAATTGGATTTGTAATTGAGCAAACTGTCGGTATGATGCTTGGGGCAGTAGCACTCTTGTCAGGCTCAATTAACCTATCTAGAAAGCGCTCCAGGTTTGGGCTCCGGATAATGACAAAGCGAGGGGCAGTATTTGTGCTAGCTTCACAGGATAGAGGCTATGTTGAAACTGTTTCAATAGCTTTGCAAACGGCCATAGATTCTAGTCGTAACTAA
- a CDS encoding FAD-binding protein, translated as MPLLYETARKGATINEAEIGMIVDKLKPQISGEVRMDKYNRLMYSTDASMYQMTPIGVVIPRTADDVEAAIRIAKEHGVPVMPRGGGTALAGQTTNHAIIIDFSKYMRNIVEVSPEERWAKVQPGIVNNHLSAAVRNHGLMYGPDPVTSARATIGGGIGNNSCGPHSVIYGKTLDHILEVDAILSDGSRVHFAPTTGSLLEDKMSENTLEGAIYRETRRLAWENSAEIEQRFPKILRRVMGYNLDDFMGEGPMNLTRAVVGSEGTLVAVTEAKVNLVPVPQYKGLGVVHFTDLIECMEASVPILEHSPSAVELIGHMIIDNCKVNAGYRHLLNYFIGEPRELLLVEFYGDSPREVQSKLEALKADMEHRRLGYATMISNDPQEQRRWYALREAGLGLAMALKGDAKPLPYVEDTAVSPEQLPEYVRRFEEIVARHDTESAYYGHASTGCLHIRPVVNMKQHEGVEKMASIAEEISDLVLEFGGSLTGEHGDGIVRGVFTEKMFGSDIYQAFKELKSAFDPDSIMNPGKIIETPGIRENLRIGPDYKTFEVPTYLDFSEDGGFSAHVEMCNSQGACRKLDGGMCPSFMVTRDEEHSTRARATMLRMIVSGALPAEELTGDRLYQTMDLCVECKACKAECPSNVDMAKLKSEVLSKYYEKHGLPLRARLFGNISKLSRIGQSVAPLTNLLGRFYLVKLFTEKTLGISRKRPLPQFATRKFSSWFKSQKKNSLNTHRGDIVYFNDTFTEYMHPEVGRAAIRILSSLGYNVIIEAQKECCGRPLISKGQLSKAKEWAKVNVESLLPYAERGTLIVGTEPSCLLTLKEEYPELLRSPESRSVASQALMLDELIMQIAEQEPDLINETLDFSRDQSIQVHGHCHQKAVIGTDSTLGALSLAGYKPELIDSACCGMAGTFGFEKEHYETSKAMGDLKLFPAIEAPDKSEWPIAISGISCRQQIGHFTSKTPKHWAEYIADSLKIIDP; from the coding sequence ATGCCACTTCTGTACGAAACTGCCCGTAAAGGGGCAACCATAAACGAAGCTGAAATTGGGATGATTGTTGATAAATTGAAACCCCAAATTTCGGGCGAAGTTCGTATGGACAAATACAACAGGCTTATGTATTCGACCGATGCTTCAATGTACCAGATGACTCCAATCGGAGTCGTTATTCCTCGGACAGCAGACGATGTAGAGGCTGCAATACGTATAGCTAAGGAGCACGGAGTTCCTGTTATGCCAAGAGGGGGCGGAACGGCCCTTGCAGGGCAGACTACTAACCACGCAATAATAATTGATTTCTCTAAATATATGAGAAACATCGTTGAGGTATCACCTGAAGAACGTTGGGCAAAAGTGCAGCCTGGAATAGTCAATAATCACCTTTCGGCCGCTGTTAGAAACCATGGGCTGATGTATGGACCTGATCCCGTAACAAGCGCAAGAGCAACTATCGGAGGCGGGATTGGCAACAATTCTTGTGGCCCTCATTCAGTTATATATGGCAAAACTTTAGACCATATTCTCGAAGTAGATGCAATATTATCGGATGGAAGCAGAGTACATTTCGCCCCCACTACAGGCTCCTTACTAGAAGACAAAATGTCAGAAAACACCCTTGAAGGTGCTATCTATAGAGAAACTCGAAGGTTGGCGTGGGAAAATTCAGCTGAGATAGAGCAACGTTTCCCAAAGATCCTGCGAAGGGTTATGGGTTATAACTTGGATGATTTCATGGGTGAAGGACCTATGAATCTAACCCGTGCAGTGGTGGGATCAGAGGGAACGCTAGTAGCTGTTACTGAAGCAAAAGTAAATTTGGTTCCTGTTCCTCAGTACAAAGGGCTTGGAGTAGTTCATTTTACTGATTTGATTGAATGCATGGAAGCTTCTGTTCCAATTCTTGAACACAGCCCTTCTGCCGTCGAATTAATAGGCCACATGATAATTGACAATTGTAAAGTCAATGCTGGCTACCGCCATCTCCTCAATTACTTTATTGGAGAGCCTAGGGAACTCCTGTTGGTTGAATTCTACGGCGACTCTCCTAGAGAGGTTCAATCTAAATTAGAAGCATTAAAAGCAGATATGGAGCACCGTCGGCTTGGTTATGCAACCATGATATCTAATGACCCTCAGGAACAACGCAGATGGTATGCACTGCGAGAGGCAGGCTTAGGACTGGCCATGGCCTTAAAAGGCGATGCAAAGCCACTACCGTACGTTGAAGATACTGCAGTCTCTCCAGAACAACTGCCAGAGTATGTAAGAAGATTCGAAGAAATTGTTGCCCGCCACGACACAGAATCTGCTTATTACGGCCATGCATCCACCGGTTGTCTCCATATTCGGCCTGTAGTGAACATGAAACAACACGAAGGTGTCGAAAAAATGGCATCCATTGCAGAAGAGATTTCTGATCTAGTTCTAGAATTTGGAGGTAGTCTCACCGGCGAGCATGGTGACGGGATTGTTCGCGGGGTATTCACTGAAAAAATGTTTGGCTCTGATATCTATCAAGCATTTAAAGAATTGAAATCAGCCTTTGATCCCGACTCGATCATGAACCCGGGCAAAATAATTGAGACTCCTGGAATAAGAGAAAATCTCCGGATTGGTCCTGACTACAAAACCTTTGAAGTTCCTACTTACCTTGATTTTAGTGAAGACGGAGGGTTTTCTGCACACGTCGAAATGTGTAACAGCCAAGGAGCATGCAGAAAACTTGATGGAGGAATGTGCCCTTCATTCATGGTCACTCGTGATGAAGAGCACTCTACAAGAGCTAGGGCAACCATGCTACGTATGATTGTTAGCGGGGCACTTCCCGCAGAAGAATTGACTGGTGACCGACTGTACCAAACTATGGATCTTTGTGTTGAGTGCAAAGCTTGCAAAGCAGAGTGTCCATCAAACGTCGATATGGCTAAATTGAAATCTGAGGTATTAAGTAAATATTACGAAAAACATGGACTGCCCTTGCGAGCCCGCCTTTTCGGTAATATTTCAAAACTCAGCCGGATAGGTCAATCTGTAGCTCCACTCACTAATCTCCTAGGGCGCTTCTACTTAGTAAAATTATTTACGGAAAAAACACTTGGGATTTCACGCAAGCGTCCATTACCTCAATTCGCAACGCGTAAATTCTCCTCATGGTTCAAATCCCAGAAAAAGAATTCTCTGAATACTCATAGGGGTGACATAGTCTATTTTAATGACACTTTCACGGAGTACATGCATCCTGAAGTGGGGCGTGCAGCAATTAGAATTCTATCGTCTCTGGGTTATAACGTGATCATAGAAGCTCAAAAGGAATGCTGTGGTAGGCCCCTAATTTCAAAAGGCCAACTCTCTAAGGCCAAAGAATGGGCAAAGGTAAACGTCGAGTCTCTACTTCCTTATGCGGAAAGAGGAACTTTGATTGTAGGAACTGAACCTTCTTGCTTGCTCACATTAAAAGAAGAGTATCCCGAATTATTACGAAGCCCTGAATCCCGATCAGTGGCATCACAAGCATTAATGCTTGATGAATTAATTATGCAAATTGCCGAACAAGAGCCTGATTTGATTAATGAGACGCTTGATTTTTCCAGAGATCAAAGCATCCAAGTTCATGGCCATTGTCATCAGAAAGCTGTTATAGGAACAGATTCTACTTTAGGTGCCTTAAGCTTAGCAGGGTATAAACCAGAGCTCATTGATTCCGCATGCTGTGGAATGGCAGGCACCTTTGGCTTTGAGAAAGAGCATTATGAAACATCTAAAGCAATGGGAGATTTAAAGCTTTTCCCTGCTATAGAAGCACCCGATAAATCCGAATGGCCTATAGCAATTTCTGGAATTTCATGCCGCCAGCAAATTGGGCATTTTACTTCCAAAACCCCAAAACACTGGGCTGAATATATTGCTGATTCATTAAAAATTATTGACCCTTAG
- a CDS encoding BlaI/MecI/CopY family transcriptional regulator, whose translation MIDQNTDFPPDSGKDAKKTYRTLGPLETELMEAIWNSEGPLSVQGIIDKLDTAHNYKTVMTVLNRLVDKLLLGRSLDGRAYHYFATESRQSFLRSVAEGLVSDYVNLYGGSSAQFLADAIDTKQPRNTLDDEHANFWDYGRETKNLQKNSLITLVLAALILQVISSIFRPRKKRK comes from the coding sequence ATGATTGATCAAAATACAGATTTCCCGCCAGATTCTGGCAAAGATGCAAAGAAAACTTATCGTACACTTGGGCCCTTAGAAACTGAATTAATGGAAGCGATTTGGAATTCGGAAGGCCCTCTTTCGGTGCAAGGAATTATTGATAAATTAGATACTGCTCATAATTACAAAACCGTAATGACTGTTCTCAATCGCTTGGTAGATAAATTGCTACTTGGTAGAAGCTTGGATGGTCGTGCGTATCATTATTTTGCAACAGAATCACGTCAAAGTTTTCTGCGTTCAGTTGCGGAGGGCTTAGTGAGTGATTATGTAAATCTTTACGGAGGCTCTTCCGCGCAATTTTTAGCTGATGCAATTGACACAAAACAGCCTAGAAATACATTGGATGATGAGCATGCAAATTTTTGGGACTATGGTCGTGAGACAAAAAATTTGCAAAAGAATTCATTAATAACGCTAGTTTTGGCGGCACTGATTCTTCAAGTAATTTCTTCTATATTTCGCCCTCGAAAGAAACGGAAATGA
- the rsmG gene encoding 16S rRNA (guanine(527)-N(7))-methyltransferase RsmG, whose protein sequence is MNDVLPEDWALFNLDASTLGVTLDDVQIEKFKTLLKLMRMFNKRASLTSDLGLKQAIKVHFLDSLSIVPFIKSCGFLNAKLLDVGTGGGFPGIPLKIAIPSLDLHLIEAKNKKVEYLQMALKELEIEGDTYFARAEEAAHKEQFREKFDFVTSRALGSWPTVLELSLPFCRVGGFLLGQRGADAEVDAIKYLQTASILGGTVYDVSKVGAGIGLNSRSLIMVRKINSIPDKFPRKAGIPAKRPLG, encoded by the coding sequence ATGAACGATGTGTTACCAGAGGATTGGGCACTGTTTAATTTGGATGCATCAACTTTGGGGGTGACCTTAGACGATGTTCAGATTGAAAAATTTAAAACTTTACTTAAGTTAATGCGAATGTTTAATAAACGCGCATCTTTAACTTCAGATTTGGGACTGAAGCAGGCGATAAAAGTTCATTTTCTAGATTCATTGTCAATAGTACCGTTTATTAAATCTTGTGGATTCCTTAATGCGAAATTACTTGATGTAGGGACGGGAGGAGGTTTTCCTGGTATTCCTTTGAAAATAGCAATTCCTTCGCTAGATCTTCATTTGATTGAAGCCAAAAATAAAAAAGTGGAATATCTCCAGATGGCGTTAAAGGAACTGGAAATTGAAGGCGACACTTATTTTGCGAGAGCTGAGGAGGCTGCGCATAAGGAGCAATTTCGAGAGAAATTTGATTTTGTCACCAGCCGAGCACTAGGTAGTTGGCCGACTGTTCTTGAATTGTCATTACCTTTCTGTAGAGTTGGAGGATTTTTACTAGGACAAAGAGGAGCAGATGCTGAGGTAGATGCGATTAAGTACTTGCAAACCGCTTCAATACTTGGCGGAACCGTTTATGATGTAAGCAAGGTAGGAGCCGGAATAGGCTTGAATTCTCGAAGTTTAATTATGGTTCGTAAGATAAATTCAATTCCAGATAAATTCCCTCGAAAAGCTGGTATACCCGCTAAGCGTCCTCTTGGATAG
- a CDS encoding flippase-like domain-containing protein: MSSLESKPQSFLSRRGRSFLLRLVITFSLLAGFGSVALWRIDIGWNDTWIAIKAINPWWYFIALVTHYLTFVFRGYRWILLLKNSSNDGQNWTPSLWYASRVILMSWFANSVAWFRVGDAYRAYIYSEDSKVSFSTSMGVVLADRIVDLAVIVVLMITGVIILLAVGQIAPPVLILILGLALLVILVIALLAMVFARKWISPKLPRQIRETYHKFYDATMGSFRRMDIVFILAIAAWLCEVGRLFFVLKAMGVSISLGLILFVPMANGLLSGVPLTPGGLGFVETGITGLLGLELAFELAVAVALVDRTISFLSTILFGGLAFLIRQINSLRNVVKEDS; encoded by the coding sequence ATGTCATCACTTGAATCAAAACCTCAATCTTTCCTCTCAAGGCGCGGTCGGTCATTTTTATTAAGATTAGTTATCACATTTTCTCTTCTTGCAGGGTTCGGAAGCGTTGCACTCTGGCGCATTGATATTGGATGGAATGACACTTGGATTGCAATAAAAGCTATTAACCCGTGGTGGTATTTCATTGCTCTAGTTACGCATTATTTAACCTTCGTGTTTCGTGGTTATAGATGGATCCTGCTTCTAAAGAATTCTAGTAATGACGGGCAAAATTGGACGCCATCTTTATGGTACGCATCAAGAGTTATTCTGATGAGTTGGTTTGCTAATTCGGTTGCCTGGTTTCGCGTTGGAGACGCCTACCGTGCCTACATTTATTCTGAGGATAGTAAAGTCAGTTTTTCAACGAGCATGGGTGTAGTTTTAGCGGATCGGATAGTGGATTTAGCAGTAATTGTCGTATTAATGATCACAGGGGTGATCATTTTACTCGCAGTCGGCCAGATTGCTCCTCCTGTACTGATATTGATTCTAGGTTTGGCATTATTAGTTATTTTAGTTATCGCATTGCTAGCTATGGTCTTTGCACGCAAATGGATTAGTCCAAAGTTGCCACGCCAGATAAGAGAGACTTATCACAAATTTTATGATGCGACGATGGGTAGCTTTAGAAGAATGGATATAGTTTTTATTCTTGCAATTGCCGCTTGGCTTTGTGAGGTGGGGAGACTATTTTTTGTACTAAAGGCAATGGGTGTTTCTATTTCTTTAGGCCTTATACTTTTTGTTCCCATGGCGAATGGATTGCTATCGGGAGTCCCTTTAACGCCGGGCGGGCTTGGCTTTGTTGAGACAGGTATTACTGGATTGCTGGGGTTAGAGCTTGCATTTGAATTAGCGGTGGCCGTTGCTTTAGTTGATCGTACTATAAGCTTCTTGAGTACAATACTTTTTGGCGGATTGGCGTTTTTAATTCGACAGATTAATAGTTTGCGAAATGTGGTAAAGGAGGACTCATGA
- a CDS encoding aldolase/citrate lyase family protein, translating into MISSEFREKLKSGAPLLGVFVSIESPTTVELLAVAGVDYVMIDGEHNPISAGDAAEMIRAAEAKGIPAMSRVGENSQQVIAKFLDAGSLGVMIPMVNSAKDAKAVVDSVKYPPIGKRGLAGVRANDFSTSTGYVDIANEATVVMVQIETNDGIKNADEIISVDGVDAVFLGPSDLSVALGVPGQAKHDSVLKVIEELTKKIVDAGKTAGTIARTPEDYAYWRDRGVQLFLTGANGLLLGAAKDYVEGSRALEEGR; encoded by the coding sequence ATGATTAGTTCGGAATTTAGGGAAAAACTTAAGTCAGGAGCACCGTTGCTTGGTGTGTTTGTGAGTATAGAATCGCCCACAACTGTTGAGCTCCTTGCAGTTGCGGGAGTCGATTATGTGATGATTGACGGCGAACACAATCCAATAAGTGCAGGTGATGCTGCTGAAATGATTCGTGCTGCTGAGGCAAAAGGAATTCCGGCTATGTCACGGGTTGGAGAAAACTCCCAGCAGGTGATAGCAAAATTTTTGGATGCAGGTTCTTTAGGTGTAATGATCCCAATGGTGAATTCTGCAAAAGATGCTAAGGCTGTCGTTGATTCTGTGAAATACCCTCCTATTGGTAAGCGTGGATTAGCGGGCGTAAGAGCCAATGATTTTTCGACGAGTACAGGATATGTGGACATAGCTAATGAAGCGACTGTTGTAATGGTCCAAATTGAGACGAATGATGGGATAAAGAATGCTGATGAAATAATATCGGTTGACGGAGTGGATGCAGTTTTTCTAGGGCCATCAGATTTATCTGTTGCGTTAGGCGTTCCCGGTCAGGCTAAGCATGATTCTGTACTAAAAGTGATAGAGGAATTAACAAAAAAAATTGTTGATGCGGGTAAGACAGCTGGAACTATAGCTCGCACTCCAGAGGACTATGCATATTGGCGAGATAGAGGCGTTCAGCTGTTCCTGACGGGAGCAAATGGGCTTTTGTTGGGCGCTGCGAAAGACTATGTCGAAGGGTCTAGAGCGTTAGAAGAAGGTCGATGA
- a CDS encoding thiolase family protein: MEDIVIVSGARTPIGRFGGSFKNLLASDLGAVAIKAAIERAKIQPEDVDEVIMGNVLQADETGYVARRAMLKAGLPEHIPAMTINRACSSGLEAINLAVQSIATGESEIVVAGGADSMSRVPYLMRDIRFDGPRMGDYMMTDGLTMGLSCPIYDYHMGVTAENVAHQFEITREVQDQMAVTSHQRAVHAQNAGYFESQIAPVIVPQRRGDDLIITVDEHPRSDTTLEGLAKLRPVFKEGGSVTAGNSAGINDAAAAVVVMSRARAESYGLLPRLKWVGRGVSGVDPAIMGIGPVPSTKKVLSKTGMKVEDLDVIELNEAFAAQAAYVMQELGMDSERTNVNGSGISLGHPVGATGAIMTVKLMEELSRSDGEMGLVTMCVGGGQGVSTIFERLN, from the coding sequence ATGGAAGATATCGTAATTGTAAGCGGAGCAAGGACTCCTATCGGTCGTTTTGGTGGGTCGTTTAAAAATTTGCTCGCTTCTGACCTTGGTGCAGTTGCGATTAAAGCAGCAATAGAACGCGCTAAAATTCAGCCTGAAGATGTAGATGAAGTAATTATGGGTAATGTTTTGCAAGCTGATGAGACTGGATATGTTGCTCGTCGTGCAATGTTAAAGGCTGGCTTACCAGAACATATCCCTGCCATGACGATAAATAGAGCCTGCTCTTCGGGGCTTGAAGCTATTAATTTAGCAGTGCAATCTATTGCTACGGGCGAATCTGAAATTGTTGTTGCAGGAGGCGCGGACAGCATGAGTAGGGTTCCTTACTTAATGCGCGATATACGATTTGACGGCCCTCGAATGGGCGACTATATGATGACAGATGGTCTTACCATGGGTCTGAGCTGCCCTATTTATGATTATCATATGGGGGTAACCGCAGAAAATGTGGCCCATCAATTTGAAATCACAAGAGAAGTTCAAGATCAAATGGCCGTAACAAGCCATCAGCGCGCCGTGCATGCGCAAAACGCTGGATATTTTGAATCACAAATTGCTCCCGTAATTGTTCCCCAGCGAAGAGGGGATGATCTAATTATCACCGTTGATGAGCACCCACGCTCGGATACCACACTAGAAGGGTTGGCTAAATTACGCCCAGTATTTAAAGAAGGTGGCAGTGTAACTGCAGGTAATTCTGCTGGAATTAATGATGCAGCAGCAGCAGTTGTAGTAATGTCGAGAGCACGCGCAGAAAGTTATGGACTATTACCCCGATTGAAATGGGTTGGTAGGGGGGTTTCTGGAGTAGACCCCGCAATTATGGGTATTGGTCCAGTGCCTTCCACTAAAAAAGTATTGAGTAAGACGGGAATGAAAGTGGAAGATCTGGATGTAATTGAGCTAAATGAAGCCTTTGCCGCTCAAGCTGCATATGTTATGCAGGAACTGGGAATGGATTCTGAGCGTACAAATGTAAATGGCAGTGGAATTTCTTTAGGGCATCCTGTTGGTGCGACTGGTGCGATAATGACTGTCAAACTGATGGAAGAGCTTTCTCGAAGTGATGGCGAAATGGGATTGGTGACGATGTGTGTAGGCGGAGGGCAAGGAGTTTCTACTATTTTTGAGCGACTAAATTAA
- the era gene encoding GTPase Era has translation MDSSKVPFRSGLVAIIGRSNVGKSTLMNALVGQKVTIVSAKPHTTRHRLLGILTNENFQIGLLDTPGFLKGGRDLLDTSMSRESSSALSDANAIILVVEPRLPGDIELNLVNQIKKSGKNAFLVLNKIDTIPKNKLLPVIQKYSDIHSFQEIFPVSSIMSEGLDSVVTSISNAMPQREALFPADALTDRSVRFLVGELIRERVFNLYRHEIPYDVAIEIEDFDERADGARDYIRAVIYVDKPSQKQLLIGGNGSALKLVGVDSRPEIEKLVGKPVYLDLWVKINPKWRNKAGFIQKIL, from the coding sequence ATGGATTCCTCTAAAGTACCATTCAGAAGCGGACTTGTAGCCATCATCGGGCGCTCCAATGTTGGCAAATCCACTTTAATGAACGCCCTAGTTGGCCAAAAAGTTACGATTGTCAGCGCAAAACCCCATACGACGCGCCATCGACTACTAGGAATTCTCACCAATGAAAATTTCCAAATTGGATTACTTGACACCCCAGGTTTTTTGAAAGGCGGTCGTGACTTACTTGATACTTCCATGTCACGCGAGTCTTCAAGTGCCCTGAGCGACGCCAATGCAATAATATTAGTAGTGGAGCCACGGCTTCCAGGAGACATAGAGTTAAATTTAGTAAATCAAATCAAAAAATCAGGCAAAAACGCCTTCCTAGTTCTGAACAAAATTGACACTATTCCTAAAAATAAATTGTTACCTGTGATACAAAAATATTCAGATATCCATTCCTTTCAGGAAATTTTTCCAGTGAGTAGCATTATGTCGGAAGGTTTAGATTCCGTCGTTACCTCTATTTCGAATGCAATGCCCCAGCGAGAGGCTTTATTCCCAGCAGATGCTTTAACTGATAGATCGGTCCGGTTCCTAGTTGGAGAGCTCATCCGAGAACGCGTTTTTAATTTATACAGGCATGAAATACCTTACGATGTAGCAATAGAAATTGAGGATTTTGATGAACGTGCTGATGGCGCTCGGGATTATATACGTGCGGTAATTTACGTAGACAAACCGTCACAAAAGCAACTACTTATCGGAGGAAATGGGAGCGCACTAAAATTAGTAGGAGTCGATTCCCGGCCAGAAATTGAAAAACTTGTTGGGAAACCTGTCTACTTAGATTTATGGGTAAAAATAAACCCTAAGTGGCGCAACAAAGCAGGGTTTATCCAAAAAATACTTTAA